CTATTACCATTCACCATAAAAATTTACAGCAATGCAAATAACAGATTTAATGGGCGGCATTATCATCGTCACAGACCTGAAAGCCGCTATAGAGCAGGTAGAATTGTTCATTGAACTCACACACGAAGATGCAGCCGACACGCCATCCTTACAACGGTTCGATCAGCAAAGGCTTCGCTATTGGAAGGACATGCAGCAAAAACTAATGCAGCTACAATTAGAAATGGATAACAAAGACAAAATTTAAAATCATGAAACATCTAATCGACACCACCGACCCCATGCTATGGGGCATAGTTGCCCTTAGCATGGGCATAATCACCCGATATATCATTGGCGGCAGACAATACAGACGAAGGGGCGCGGGAGGCTTACAGCATTTCAACACTTCCTGTTTTGCATGGGTACTGCTCGTTTTCTTTTTGGAATGGGTTTTCAAATGGGCATCCTATGGCCTGATACTACTCGGCCTTTTTCTAATCCTCAACGCTTAATTATTCAATCACAAAAATTAAAAATCATGGAAACGAATTTCTTTCAATCGCTTGCGGCCTTACCTGCGGCCAGTAACAGCGAATGGGTTGTAGTCATCAAGCAACTGGAAAACAAGATGATTGTATCAGTACTCTATAAGGATGAAACGTGTGGGGACAGTGCAAGAAAAATAATCCCAACGCTCAATTTTAATGATAGCCCTATCAGGTTGGACACTTGCTTCTTCCCTGATCTGAACACTGCCTTTACAGGAACATTTGAAATCCACAGCAATATGGAGCATTACCTCAAACAACAGGAAATCGCAAAGCTGAACGCCAAGATGGTTAAGGATAAAAACAAACCTGTTAAAGCCAAGACGGAAGGCATAGCAGAAGAAAACCCGAAAACTGAAAGGGAGCGGAAATATGAAGCTGCTATGAAAGAGGCCGATGAACTCGAAGCAAACGGCAAGCACAGGGAGGCATGGATGAAAGTTCCTGAACCATCCGACTATCCCGAATATGCGGACATCCTTCGTAAGCGCAGGGAGGATTTATCTAAAGTCATTTTCCCACCGAGCCTTTTTTAATCACCTAAAATTCAAAACTATGTTAATCGCTAAGGAACTCCCACGCATTTTTCTCTATAAAACAAAGGAACAGGAAACAAGGCTATCAGACCCCGAACCAAAATTCAGCCCTATGGCCGTCATGAATTTTTATGCTAATACTTTTACTGAACTTGTCACCGCCAATATTGAAGGACCTGTTATAAAAGATGATGAAGTACAGTATAGGTTCGTCAGCACATTAGGTACAAAAGGATAAGTCATGAAAAACAACTATAGAAAAACAGCTAGGGTTATCCCCAAGCAACAAAATCAGCAGTCATGGAAACCTTACAAAAATATAGGCCGCTTAGTCAAAGCGTTAGACGCAACAAGGAACGCAGCACAGGTGCAAAAAGAAAAATTAAGGAGCGCACCGATTTACCTGCTACCAATGGTTTTTTAAAAAGCCGTTTTGTTCCGATGGTCATGGGTAAAGCATCCCTAAAAGATTGGAAGCAGACACAGCAGGATTTCTTTAGCTCCTATCATCACTTTGTAGATGCCAAAGGCATTACCCCTATTGATTACGCCAAGCAGGTATTCCCCTTTAATATTGCACTAGCCTATCGGCAGGTAAAAGATTATATGGAGCAAAATTATTTCCTAAAGGAAATTCTGATTACAGAAAACAGCAATAGTTCATGTTGTATCACGACTGTAGAAGCCTACGATACCAATATGACTTTATACTACGTACCACTCAGACCATTATTCCGTCTGCAAAAGGATAAGAGCAAGCGGTTAGCATGTGACCTGCTCCTCTCTGTATGTGCCTACTTAATGAATGTTGCGCATATACCATCTTATCACCGTGGTGACTATATAGCTACCTGTTATGAGATGATAAAGGAATCGACAGCATCAGAACCTGAAGATTGGTTTAGTAAAGCAGAATATAACAGTGCCTTATCGGAGTTTAAGGAAGCGGATTATTTTGGCAAGCGGCTAGGCAGGCAGTTGGCTAATACTTGCCATCTGCAACAGTGGCAAAAGAGACTGGACATGTTTAAGATAAATGACGGATGGGACGCCACTGTTTTTATGGTGTCCGAAAAAGCACACCGTCTTTATCTTGATTACCCCAATCAGAAGTTTTATGAAAACATCAATCCCGAATTGTTTTTCGCAAAAGAGGATGAGCGCACACGAGCTGATGAGTATATCTCCTTTACGTGGTCTGAGAGCGGATGGCTTTTTGACGAGTTATTTGAAATGGTCAACAGTGACTTACAGGAAAA
This is a stretch of genomic DNA from Candidatus Pedobacter colombiensis. It encodes these proteins:
- a CDS encoding prtrc system protein e; the encoded protein is METNFFQSLAALPAASNSEWVVVIKQLENKMIVSVLYKDETCGDSARKIIPTLNFNDSPIRLDTCFFPDLNTAFTGTFEIHSNMEHYLKQQEIAKLNAKMVKDKNKPVKAKTEGIAEENPKTERERKYEAAMKEADELEANGKHREAWMKVPEPSDYPEYADILRKRREDLSKVIFPPSLF
- a CDS encoding PRTRC system protein C produces the protein MLIAKELPRIFLYKTKEQETRLSDPEPKFSPMAVMNFYANTFTELVTANIEGPVIKDDEVQYRFVSTLGTKG